One stretch of Candidatus Uhrbacteria bacterium CG10_big_fil_rev_8_21_14_0_10_50_16 DNA includes these proteins:
- a CDS encoding tRNA (adenosine(37)-N6)-dimethylallyltransferase MiaA, which yields MDINTLPKLIAVVGPTGSGKSALALEIARQTDGELICADSRQVYKGLTIGSAKDPGKWKRVDGYERFMVDGIPEHLADMIDPNEEFSVGVYKQRAFDAINDTLSRKKQPILVGGTGLYIQAVVDNLQFPDVAPNPVLRERLAKKSLEDLVATYEACDPVGAMSIDNNNRRRLVRGIEVCWTTRRPFSELQTKGPSNYQLLQLAFDVSREQLYARLDRRVNEMVRMGLVDEVRGLLDAGVDPRKSALSGIGYREVVSFLQGYTNEEEMIAEIQQNTRRLAKRQLSWFRRDPTIIWVKTQEEALVHVRHFLYG from the coding sequence ATGGACATAAATACCCTACCAAAACTGATTGCCGTCGTAGGACCTACAGGTTCCGGTAAAAGCGCACTCGCGCTAGAGATTGCTCGACAAACAGACGGAGAGCTTATTTGCGCCGATTCACGACAGGTTTACAAAGGTCTTACCATTGGAAGCGCAAAAGACCCCGGAAAATGGAAACGAGTCGATGGCTACGAACGGTTTATGGTCGACGGTATCCCAGAACACCTTGCGGATATGATTGATCCGAATGAGGAGTTTAGTGTTGGTGTTTACAAACAACGCGCATTTGATGCGATTAATGACACACTTTCAAGAAAGAAGCAGCCAATCCTTGTTGGAGGAACGGGATTGTATATTCAAGCGGTTGTAGATAATTTACAATTTCCAGACGTCGCACCAAATCCGGTACTACGCGAGCGCCTCGCAAAAAAATCCTTGGAGGATCTTGTTGCAACATATGAGGCCTGCGATCCAGTTGGCGCCATGTCAATCGATAATAATAATCGACGGAGGCTTGTCCGAGGGATTGAGGTCTGTTGGACCACGCGAAGACCCTTTTCTGAGCTGCAAACTAAAGGCCCTTCTAACTATCAGTTACTCCAGTTGGCGTTTGATGTTTCGCGAGAGCAACTTTACGCACGTCTGGATCGACGCGTGAATGAGATGGTTCGCATGGGTCTTGTGGACGAGGTTCGTGGATTGTTGGACGCAGGTGTAGACCCACGTAAAAGTGCTCTGTCAGGGATCGGCTATCGAGAGGTGGTGAGTTTTTTGCAGGGGTATACCAATGAGGAAGAAATGATTGCAGAGATTCAACAAAATACGCGACGCTTAGCAAAGCGACAATTGAGTTGGTTTAGACGTGATCCGACGATTATTTGGGTAAAAACACAAGAAGAAGCTTTGGTACACGTGAGGCACTTCCTCTATGGATAA
- a CDS encoding Asp-tRNA(Asn)/Glu-tRNA(Gln) amidotransferase GatCAB subunit B, with translation MTYHHLEPVIGLEIHVQLKTATKLFSSIDNHAEGAAANTLISAIDLGHPGTLPSLNREALRFAVRIGLALGCKINTPTYFDRKHYIYPDLPKGYQISQFDVPVAADGVITIDIPEGPRSKAVIHIERAHLEEDAAKNIHRDGKTLVDFNRAGTPLVEIVTCPDFKTPNEAKIFLLELRRILRYLAVSDADMEKGHMRCDANVSLRPVNAQGLPVADDYYPKTEVKNMNSFKSVERALVFEIDRQTTLWEAGTPPMVTTTRGWDNDHSKTVLQRTKEEAADYRFMREPDIPPTDLSLYIQEEMDTRPELPAQRRQRFQSEYALSEQAAATLTDDPALADFTERVISELFAWLAANPDIDATDENVVERYNQPVGKLVGTWIGTKLLGALAERSSDIRITQIEPENMAELLNLIYQKIVTAHQATQVLEKMLNDGDSPTHIIEALGLTTISDTDALSAIIDQVLAENPHQVEAYKAGKVVLLQFFIGMVQKITQGSANVPKTKELLESKLCD, from the coding sequence ATGACGTACCACCATTTAGAACCGGTCATTGGGTTAGAGATTCACGTACAGCTTAAGACCGCGACCAAATTGTTTAGTTCCATTGATAATCACGCCGAAGGAGCAGCCGCGAACACACTGATCTCGGCGATTGATCTTGGTCACCCAGGAACGCTCCCATCGCTTAATCGTGAAGCACTGCGTTTTGCGGTACGCATTGGCTTGGCACTTGGGTGTAAAATCAATACGCCTACCTATTTTGATCGCAAGCATTATATCTACCCCGACCTTCCAAAAGGCTATCAAATCTCTCAATTTGATGTACCAGTGGCCGCAGACGGAGTTATAACGATCGATATCCCAGAAGGTCCACGCTCCAAAGCCGTTATCCACATTGAGCGTGCGCACTTAGAGGAAGACGCAGCAAAAAATATTCATCGCGACGGCAAGACACTTGTAGACTTTAATCGTGCCGGCACACCGCTTGTGGAGATCGTTACGTGCCCAGACTTTAAAACACCAAATGAGGCCAAGATCTTCTTGCTCGAGCTGCGACGTATCTTGCGTTATCTTGCCGTGTCAGATGCTGATATGGAAAAGGGTCACATGCGCTGTGACGCGAACGTGTCTCTGCGACCCGTCAATGCACAAGGATTACCTGTGGCGGACGACTATTATCCAAAGACCGAGGTCAAAAACATGAACTCGTTTAAGTCGGTAGAACGCGCACTTGTGTTTGAAATCGATCGGCAAACAACGCTTTGGGAAGCCGGGACTCCTCCTATGGTCACAACGACACGTGGATGGGATAACGACCATAGCAAGACCGTTTTACAACGCACAAAAGAGGAAGCGGCCGATTATCGCTTTATGCGAGAACCAGACATTCCTCCTACAGATTTATCCCTGTACATCCAAGAGGAAATGGATACGCGTCCAGAACTCCCCGCACAACGTCGCCAACGATTCCAATCCGAGTACGCGCTCTCTGAGCAAGCCGCCGCCACACTTACAGACGATCCCGCACTTGCCGATTTTACCGAACGTGTCATAAGTGAGCTTTTTGCCTGGCTTGCGGCAAATCCAGACATAGACGCCACAGATGAGAATGTGGTTGAGCGCTACAATCAGCCCGTTGGGAAACTCGTCGGCACATGGATTGGGACAAAACTTTTAGGAGCTCTCGCGGAGCGGTCCTCGGACATCCGTATTACACAGATCGAGCCCGAGAACATGGCGGAACTCCTAAACCTCATCTACCAGAAAATCGTCACGGCGCACCAGGCCACGCAGGTCCTAGAAAAAATGCTCAACGATGGAGATTCACCCACGCATATTATCGAGGCGCTTGGTCTTACAACGATTAGCGACACGGACGCCCTGAGCGCGATTATTGATCAAGTACTCGCTGAAAACCCCCACCAAGTGGAGGCATATAAAGCCGGTAAGGTCGTGCTTCTGCAATTCTTTATTGGAATGGTGCAAAAAATAACTCAAGGGAGTGCGAACGTTCCAAAAACAAAGGAATTATTAGAAAGTAAGCTGTGCGATTAG